CATTTTCAACCACAGAATCCAAATTGCCCAGCCTCTTGCATCAAATAGCATGAATTTGGCACAATGTTTTGATCCATGGAGCTAGGTTTTATAAAGCTGGATAGACGCAGCAGGCCAACTCAAAGCCAGGActgttttagataaaccaataaaaaaaaatgacctaatCGACTTAACTCGATTAAAAACTGGGTTGACTTACGACCTAGTAAACTCAAGATAAAACATCACCTTTAACTCattgactttttaaaaaaaaatctagttaaaacaatattattttgatttaaaaaaaattatagtcaaTTTAGATTGATTCTCTCCATTTATGACTTAACTTTATTATTCATTCTTAAGCgaggttttataattatataatggagttatgataataataataattaaaaagaaaatcagacGTAGGAGTGCAATTCAATAagacaagaatataaaaaattaaccaaaaatagTGAGCtatcaaaatcaaagaaaaaataagagcaaTTGATGGAACAAGAAGAGAATCAACGGAAAGAATGAAGaaggtttttattattattattgactcCTGAAATTGCTCTTTTGTTTccgtaatttatttttgatgtgaCATATTTGTGTCCAAGTTCGCAGTCCATGGCTTTAATAATATCATCACAAGTATAAATTTATCGAACAGCATTCACGAAGACGAAACATTATTTTGACTTTCccatagtattaaaaatatgataatttcatataataatcacttgatttaattgtttttaaaattgtatttagtTAGTGATGAGTCTCAAAGTTCAAAATACTTAAGAATAAGGTTAATATATtggataattgattaattttttaattcaagtaatttaattttttatatatagttaaaatatATGGTGACTTGATATAAAAAGTTTAGATGATTTGTAAGTAGTGGTAGGTGATGTCTAGTAATGCAAGTAAACGATAATTGTGGTAGTAATAAATGATGCTTAATAGGTCAGGTGACTATAGGTGGTACttgcaaaaaaatcatttttttatggatgtaaTGACTTTTTAGACACCGTTTGACATTGCGTTTATACCTgtgtttcattaaattttaaaaaaaaaatttgctaaaattgagtgtggtttgtactttttgaatcgttttgatgtgctgatgtcaaaaataatttttaaaaaaatgaaaaaacatcattgacatgtatttcagcacgaaaagctatttgaaaagcaaccgctaccacactgctaaACACGCTCTTAATGGTAAAGTTAATAGCTTTGTGGAGAGAGAAagtacaatgatattttagaaatatagaCTCTGAAAATACATATGCTAAAATTATTGAGAATAAAGAGATTGTGAACTTTTGACTTGAAGGActcatgatgtattttatagctcatgaatcattttcttttagaaaatgAGAGGCTgaaatataatttcattcttgtgatattttaaattgtattttattcaaaataatacatataggatcaatataaaattattaaggaaCCCACGTGGGGTTCGAGAAAAAATTTATGGTTACTGTTAGGCTCAGGCAAGATGACGGGGCCATTAAAGGTATGAGTAGATCTAGGCATGCTACCTGGATCAAAACATGCATGAAGGCAATGAGATGCATGCCCAGTACTAATTGGGCATACACTTATTGAGATGCACTAAGTGTGCACGCACTGCATAATGCCCATGCATTAGGCATCCATGCACCTATGTAGAGAGCACGGGCTTGAGCTACTTGCCCAAGCCCATGTTTCTAGTACGTGGGCTCATGCTCCTTCTTTAAGATTTTTTGAGGGGtagtttttcttcattttatttggaTCCTTCAGTTAGTGTCTAAGATagaaagaataaatatataaaaaaaacaaaaatatatttggattaaaacacaaaaatgtaaatataaaataaatataaagttttaaaatgaaaGTTTATACTCTCAAAATAAAGAATACAAAATGTCGAGTCTCCACTACCCtcgttgtttttatttaaagtggAAAGAATGTACGTGCAGGTAGGTATTGTTAATAATCTTTTTGTTTGCTGGGATGATTCCTCCTATAGTCCGTATCATCAAAGGTTAAAACTTATGTCTAATTCAATCTACCTTGTACAAaatcttgatataaaaaataactaaaaaagctCTAACTATCTACTAGGATATCCTTATTTTCAcacattaaatttaaatctctttgaattatgtttaaattgattattcGAAAAAATCTTCTTCCTAAattgtacataaaaaaatattttttaaaggtattttaaagCTATTTTACATCTAAATCAAGATTAAATTATCTCCTTATATGGTTTTATACAAGTACTCATCTCTTTTATCAATCCGGCcggtgtatttaaaaaaaattaacaaatttcttcgaatataaattataaataataaaaatatatttttcaagccattgttattttatttgtttataattttgatcATTTCCATGTgtgaatgtttttcatttttagaatGCAAGAGAGGGAGTTAATCTTATCTATTTTTACTGGAAAACATCTTGTTAGAGTAGATGTAAGTTAGTCTTTAGTTATTGTCCTTCCTCCGAGCCTGCAGGCCCAAAAGACACATCCTGTAGGTAAATACTAAAGGCCCAAAAGACACATACTAAAGGCCCGAGGCCCGATTTCTATTTGTCTGGTGAGTCAACCTGGTCTTGGAACGAGTACAAGTGCTGCTAAATATCTCAACAAGGCTAAAGCATAATGTCAAAAGTCTCCAACCCCATCCTAAGCTTGAAGTCTTGCCGAAGATTGACTTAAAGTCATTACAATTAttgcaaataaaactaaaagataatAGTAGTTTCATGTAGATTTTGCAGAGTACaatttatagtaaaataattgatactttaaaaaaaaaaatagttaaacaaATACTTagaataattttgtattttcatatctttATTACATAATGTAATTACTTTTATATGCTTAagaaaacatggtttttttttttaatttcacattttttatacaatttaattacTCTATAGCTCTTGaggtcaacttttttttttctgtctaacATAAAGGGGcattttttagtttcttgatCTTGGTTTTTTTGCAATTATAGCGTGGAATTAAGGGTGTTATgatcttttaataaatcaataaagaaaaaatgctTGGTGCATGCAAATGTGAGACAACTGTACCCTTCGAATGGTGCGTGTGGCAGCTCTCAATGACCATTTGTCATCTTTAAGAACAACATTCAAAGCGGCGCGTCGCCCTTTACATGGTGGGCTAGGACGTGTTAACCGCAAGAGCATGGCGGAGCTctgataataatttttcttcttcttcctcttttttctctcccccGCCTTGAAAAGTGTGATAGCCTTGCAAAATTATAAAGTAGccctcaatattttaattgtattgaatctaatttagttatttttcaattttatttattggcatttgaatttttatgcttttttttttaaaaaaaaattgatcttcattatttttatttctatttatttttcttttaatcttttttctaattggattttatttttcaatttcattcctaattatttgattttaactccttttttttaattgaatttgattcttatttttatgattgcaattctttttattttgagctatcttcttgattgattgtttttgtttttagcaatTTTCATAActcattgtttaatttcattgattttttatatcatatttgtgttatttttatcatgctCTAATAACTTAGCTCAGGAGTCAACCTTTATCATGTCTCAGGTTACGAGTTGGGTCAAATGATCAAGGTTACCAGAGTTAAtcgaatttttttattgtgtaggaagtaaaaataacattattttgataaaaaaaatattggtaaaaaaattaataggtgTTGACATGATTTTTCCATAGCTGAtcgcttgattttttattcaactaaaaaagtaaaaataatattattttgataaaaaaaattgagaaaaaaattcgattattatcatttttcttttgattggtcttttctttgttttagattttttttttcatctattcccatttgattttgttttatttatatataaaatattgtacTCATTCTcttgactgtttttttttttcttttcttggcttgttttattttttcttttagtttcgTCCCttaacatttcatttcatttctctctctctctctctctctctctctctctttttctagatttaatccttatttttttaattattttttaattttgtcttttaacattttatttcatttgttttttttaatccaatcttgatttttatttttttaatttatttatgatcaTCGATCTGTGACtagatttgttgatttcaaatATTAGCATggtttaactttattttttttattttatcatttgacattaggttattaaacattgaattttttttcttcctttcttctaGGGTTATCTCATATTACTAGTTAGTTAATTTAGATTCAAAAATCTTATTCATCCCgcaacattgtaaagaaaaaaaatctagaatatTTCTAATTTCGGTCAATGGGGATGTTAGATAATCTGACCAAACATGGAGACAGGATAAGATTGATGATGCTTCCAAAAGACAAATCCAAGAAAACTACAGAATTGGACCACATTGCAAGTAGCATCAGATTCCAAAATCACACTATCCATTAACTTAATTTTCCCAaacattgaagaaattagagtaGCCAGGgaaccaagaaaagaaaagaaaagttcttGAGTGTTTAGCCACACAATCAATTACACGACACGTAAAGTTTGCATTTTGCTTAAACAACTTAAGTGTTCCTACTTCttacaataaaaattgatacaaaaataCTTTGATCCTCTCAATGAGATATTGTGTGAAAATTTTCCAATGACATGCTGTGTTATAtggtcaattaattttatatgaaaaataaaataaaactcaccTCACCATCTGctactaaaatattaaaatccaaGTGtcctaaactatatatatatattcaaaccaTCAAATAATTCGAGAAATCACAAGATATCATTGTTGTGTAAATTGCAAGTATAcctataagttatatatataaaaaaaaacacatgctaatttctatttaatcatttctatttattttgactcATTAAATTCAAGTCCGAGAGATAAttactaaaaagaaattaaatccaaaatgTTAACATGGGAGGAAACTAACATGTGAGTAGTTAAGATACGAGAAATTTACTGTGATTATGAGATAGAAATAAAGCGAAgagagaaaactaaaaaaataaaaataaaatagagtatTCTTATACTTTTCATGGGACTGCTTATTCGCATTTATTTCACTTTGACATGGCAGCATCTAAAATTTTAGAGTCATGCTATTTCCCTTTGATGAGAGGGACTTGTTTAATGCTAATGTTATGTCTGGTCAAATAGGAAGACAAGAAGTTTGGCAACACGTGGGATACGGTCCTCTCATCTTGTCCTCAATTTCCCCATATCTTTCCTTTCCAAGCAAAGCCCCTTGactcaccaaaaaaaaaaacagttacttATTAGTTCAAGAAAAAACGGTGGTAGGTGTGTTTTTTTGAGTTTCTGGTGATCACTGCCGGAAAAAAGACAACGTTGGGGAAGATGGGGGACCCCAAATCTGATGACTGGTTACCAGAAGGCTGGAGAGTAGAAGTTAAAGTGAGAAATAATGGTAAAAAAGATAAGGTAATTGAATACTGTTTAATTATATTCATTCTTTGTTAATTCTAGACTTAGTCTTGCTGTGTTCGTTTGTGTTGTTTTGGATATGTAGCTCTGTGTAAAGTTAAGATCTTTGCTTTTTTGTTGCGCCAGAAATGAcccttttggttttcttatctGTTGTTTTTGGATCTCTGGGGCTTTAGGGTTTTGTTGGTGAGGTTTGTGCAGAtgtaattcaagttaatttatggttttttctttttagtttctgTTGAGGTAAGTTGATTTTTAGGTGATGCAGTAATTGGTAGTGTTTACTACTATGTAAGGATGGaaagttttttgtttaattttggatAGCATGAGTTGCTTGCACATTTTCTGTACTTCTAGAAATTGGTGTCAAAATTTGTGTTAATGAAAGTCTCAAACTTGAGCTgtacaaataataaattagcAAAGTGAAATTCTTTTGTGCTGTTGGACTGGGATACCATGAAGCAGTACTATATATTCATTTTCATGTCTCGACTAGAAAATGATCATTACACTTTCCGAAAAGTAAATATTTGTTAACACAATTAGATAGGGCCTTAGATCAATAGTGATTTCCCATAGCTTCCTCTTGCCCCCTATTGTGGAAATTAGAAAACATATAACTCAAGGCTGCAttaggattttgtttttgtttggaaaaGCCATGCACAACAAGTAAGATAAGTGTGAACATTTTAATTGTTCAATTCTACAAAAGAtgtttatttgattgtatcatACTATTCTAGAGTACAAAGTGTGTGGAAGGCAAAATGATTTCTGCGTCCGGTTGCAAAAGGCTTACTATTGTTTTGCTTAATCCTCCAATATTCACTATTTCTTGGTATTGAGATGAAAGGGTATTCTCTAGAGGAATGGTGACAGTCTTTGGGTTGCAACATCTTATGTGGGCAATGGCTTTTTATTTGTCAGCAACTTGAAATAGTGTTCTTATCCGAGCTTCTCTCACCTCTTATTTAATGTAGGCATGGCCATGTCTTTCAAGATATGATTCTGCTTGACTTTGATTATCTGTTGAAAGTTATATAAAGTAAGAATGCAGCAATAAAGCGATGTTAAATGGAGTGATAGCTTCAAATCATCCATCAGCTGAAAATCCTATCTTTAATCATTGTATTTATTGCAGTTTTACTTTCCTCCCTCGGGTGGATGTAGATTCAACTCCAAGATTGAGGTTTCTCGTTATCTCAATGGCAGCCATCCTCATTCTGAACAAAAGGGAAGAAGCAATGACCGGCAACATTCAAATGAGGTCTGAGGAAGCATGCTTCTCTTTTGGCCCTTTTTGTCTTTCTATCTTTTCTTggttatattttcaatttagggaAAAAAGTTTCTAATTATCAAGCAATCTAGGTTGTAATTGAGAAGACTGTGCCAGAAGGGTTACCTCTGGGATGGACCAAGGAAATCAAAGTGACAAAGAAAGGTGGAAGAATCAGAAGAGACCCGGTATGCAGCCTGTACTTCTCCTTATGGAAAAACTTCTCTACGAGCTTATTATTCCTTAACATGAACATCATCCTTTATCCACAATTCTCTCAAATCTTGTTTCTATAAATACTCGCTTGGCGCTTTAACTTCAATTTGCTAACTACTTATGCTCTAAAGTTATTGAGTTACTAATACAGTTAAGCCTTTAAAGATTCGtatataatttaacttattgttattttttgcaGTTGTATACTGGCCCTGTTAGCGGGTATGTTCTCCGCTCCATGAAGGATGCATGTCGCTACATTGAAAGTGGTGTTGGAGGAAGGCTGGCATTCAagcaaaacaataaagaaaaccaTGATGTAGAGTTGGAAGATGATAAAACTTTTGTGGGTGCATCGATAAATACCTTTCTATTCTCACATCTTTATACATTCAATTAAGCAGATATTTTCTTTAGTTGCATTCTCCAACCTTTTCCTTGTATAGTTttatctagtatttttttttttttgtggtagtTTGGTCAATCTCTCTTTTGGTCAGTTCAGGATGGCCAGTCTATAGATTTAAATTTGTCAAAGTGTCCAATCTGAGTTGACCAACCAGAATAATGAAAATAGACGCAACCTGAATCGGATGCTTTTAATGGTAAGACAAGTGTAATTTATTTACCCATCCTCAGACCTATTTAACCACCATTCATCATCTCCAAAAGTGGAATACTATCTGGAACATGAGCTGGGCAATCTCATCTAGCTCTATAATCTTTCTTCTAATCTGTCAATAGGTGAATGGCATTAGAAATGCCTTAACCCtttcccctttttctttttttaagatcgAGTCAAGAAAGCTATTAGCACCAACCTTTTGCCTCTGACAGTTGAGTGCTCTTTTGAATTCTAACTGCTGGTCCAAGTTGCTCTTTCCCCATCATGTCCGTGTGTGTGTAAATAGTGGCATAAGAGTCAGAAAACGACTTTACCTTTAATTTGCCCACCTTTTCTTGCCTCTAAAAGTTATTGTGCTTCTGTAGTGTGAAAGTGTATAAGCTTTCAGGTAACCCCAATCTTTCCATCCCTTGTATGTTCAATTATTTGCTTAGCGATGTCACTCTGTATGTTGTTACTTCTAAAACTGATACCCAGAACAACACTTGCACAATATACTTTGTTGTGTAAGATGCATGAATTGGTGCATTTAGTGGCATTGATGATTAGCCAAATTTAATTTCTGCTGTTCCTTGGGATGCCAGTTGAAACTATTGATTGGCTTAGTTTTGGTATCTTCAATTTGTTGactttttgagtgtttttttccttttctatctcGCAGTCACCAGCTGTAGCTGAGAAAGAAGGGTCGGAAGTCCAAGAAAAACAGAATGCAGTTATAGGTGACCAGAGCTTGAGGTCATGTGAAATTGCTAAAGATGATCAGATACTTACTTCAGTCTCTACAGGAGAGTGCATAACTGGCTCTGAACATACATCTGATCAGTTTATGTCTGTAGCCAAGAGACAAAATGTGGAAGTCAACAGAATACCAAGTCCAATTGTCAGTGACCAGAGCCCGAAGTCATTCGAAATAGCTAAAGATGAACAGACACTTAATTCAGCCTCAGCAGGGGAATGCACAACTGTCTCCGACCATGCTTCTGATCAGTGCGTCTCCATAGCCAAGCAACAAAAGTTGGAGGTTGATGGAACATCAAGTCAAATTGTAAGTGACCACACCTTGAAGTCATGTGAAATTGCTAAAGATGAACAGGTACTTGATTCAGCCTCTACAGGAGAATGCACAGCTATCTCGAAGCATACTTCTGATCAGTTTGTCTCTGTAATCAAGAAGCAAAAATTGGCTGTCAACACAACACCTAGATCAATTATAAGTGACCAGAGCTTGAAGTCGTGTGGAATTGTTAAGGATGAGCAGATACTAAATTCAGCCTCTGCAGGAGAATGCACAATTCTCTCCAAGCATACTTCTGGTCAGTGTATGTTCATAAATTTCCTATCCTCTTACCAAGCAAAATGTGTGtagttgctttttttcttttttttttcccttcttgcCCCCACCCAATAAAGAGCTGAGTGTTGGAGATGGAAAGGAGTAGGTTGGGAAATTGTTCCTCTTTTGATTACTTGATAGTTGGTTATGAATGTAACTTGACAAATTGCCAGAGGACATGCAATTGTTTGGGTATCCTGAGTGGGATCTGTTGGGTGGATTTCTGGGGTTTGTTGACTCTGAATCTGCTTATTAAAGCCTTAAGTATGAGTTTTCTTAACAATGCAGGTGGAGTAGGAACAGAATCAAGCAGCTCAGAATTTCTTGAGGATAAGGGTTCCAACCAAACAGAAGAGAAGAGTGATTCTGTTAAGGCTGAAGATCCTTTGCAAGCTGTTCTACAGGATAAACCATCAGTGGAAGTTGGGGAGACaaaaaaggaaagtaaaaaGACTGGAGTTGGAAAATCCAGGAAGAAAACTGATCTTAACCTTCCTCGCCGGGCCTCAAAGCGTCTTGCTGGCATTCCACTAGCTCCAACACCAGAACTGAAGGCAGCAACTCGAGCTCGTCGAGCTGCACTTGAACCAAGTAATGAGATCATTGCTAGTACAAGTGAGCAGGCTTCTTGTGGTGACCCTGATACTGAGCTGAATACAAAGCATGCATTTGACACCTCTAAAAGCACAGAAATACCAGTGGATTCAAATGAGAGCAAACATGCTATTGTGGATCTGGAGCATGCTGGAAAGGCAGGATCAAGAAAACAGGGGGACAAGAAGCATCAATATGATGTTGCTTCCCCTCCTGGGAACCTCGCCAATGGAGAGCATGCTGGAAAGATTGAAACTTACAGTACTGGTGATGAGAAGCAAGGACTGCCATTTGACCTGCCACTTGAGGAGTTATGGCAAGACCCATGCATTGCCTTTGCAATAAAAACTCTCACTGGAACATCCGTTGATGATTCTGATAGCATTAAAGTGTCACCAGGATCAAGCAACAATGAATTTGTGGGCATGGCTACTTTGGACAAACATGCTGGCAAGGAAGACATCGGGAATAATGGAAATCTGTCTATTCTAGAGGAACATGCTAGAGCAGTTGGAACTAGCAATAACACTGATGAGAAACCAGTATCTCCTCTCGTCTTACCTTTTGCAGATGCATGGTCAGACCCCTGCATCGAGTTTGCAATAAAAACTCTCACTGGTGCCCTTCCACTGGACTTTGATATGGTTCAGGATCACCTTCCGCCGCAAGTTAGCTCTTCGCAACAGCAAGAAAGTAGAGGCTTCACCTTGCCAAATGTAGGCGAGTTTCGCCAAACTGAATTTTTGTGCCATCAATTTAGCACTTCAGAGAAGCCATCATTTAATCAAGCAGCTTTGGTAGGGCCTGCATTGCCACACACTAAACATGTTAGTTTAGGATACGCAGCTGCAGCTGGACCTAGCCAACGCCTACATAGTGAAGAGAGAAGCAATAAACGTCGAAGATAAGCAATCCCCTGTTATTCAATTGTACAGATCAGGGAACTTTTCTGGATGTGATTATATTTTTCAGACTAAGATCATCCCAGGTTCTCTTGTTTAGTTGTACCGATTCACCCTTGTGCTAGTGTAGTTGTAATCAAATTTTAACTCGATGACTGTTGTAACTGTTAGAAATTTTCTAGTGTAGGTGTCCATTGCGGGACTGTTGTTGCATGTATTTCATCTTAGCCATCCTATAGTGTTTTACATGCAGGCAGCTCTTATTTTAGCACCTTATCTTGTGGGAGATTGTGTTTTACATGAACATTTTGCGTGGTCAACAAAATTTTGTAGCCGGATCCAACGGTTAATGAAGAAGCAAGAAGATCAAcggcaaaggaaaaaaaaaaaagaaatgtgctGGAACAATAATCGAAGCaggagagaaaagagaagaaaacaaaagaaagagagagagagagacatcaCAAGAGCttcaatgataatatttttagaaatattagaaagattttaacaagattaatttataaataataaaaaaagaactgtattatttttataaataaatttttaaatatgatattttaccaaaattttagGTCAgagttatttcaaaaaaaaaaaaaaaaaactgaagtaaTAATGCACAGCTCATTGTTCAAAAAGGTTTTACTTTTGTCCATGGTTGAAACTTTCTTAATATTACTCCTATACTTTCCAAGATTTTCATTGTTACTAATTGTATTTtgtttaaatagttttaaattattattttttttatgtttttagattattgatatgttaatatgaaaataaaaaaaatattattttaatatatttctaaataaaaaatactttgttttttaattttttttggtgtgatAATTAGaacaatttttaatctttttaattattttttttattccaagtgATTTTGTGAAgtgggtttttgttgttttggtttaGGAAAGCTATACCTTTACTGTTGGGTGTCATGAATTGACAGAGCCTAAAGTGACCTTGAAGAAGCCATTGTTGGttttgaagaaagtcaaaggcTTTATGGATGTTAGTCATTGTTCACCGTGGAGGGtcattttatttgaagatttGATTTTTGCCTAGTGTGCATGCTTGTGAATTTTACTGGAGACTGTTTGAGGAATGACTCAGAATCTAGTTGGGAGGTATTATTATGCTTCGAGCTATTTCATACTATGCTTGTTTTACCTTAAAGAGATCTCTCCATCTTCATATAACTATTCCTCTGCACAAACTTGACATTTCTTCTTCCTCATTTGGTCTTTCTTTCCTATAAGAACCGCAACCATTGGTGAAGGAAAGAGCCAGAGCTGCAGGTCATCCTGTTCCGAACTAGTTAGGATGCAAGCAGACATGAACTTTTGCAGACCTCGCCAGGTTGATACAAGACCCCATTTTCGTTTAACTGTGTAATCGTTCTCGAAAAAAACCAGCTTAGAAATGTGGATTTGTATCCTTTATAGCTTATCCATCGGATGTATTTTCTACCAGGATGAAAATCTGAACGTCTAATATTTGCATCCTTGTATCTGGATTCCAACAAATGAATTTTCAGCATTACAAGTCGTTATTGAGGTGGGTTTTCTATGAATATACATCCCTCTGGCTCCCCGGCCGTAATTAAGTAAAAGAATCAGGCGTCTCTTGTAAACCTAACGCTGTTCTCATCATGAAAAACCAAGAGAAACTCAATTAAGATTGAATAGAACAAGCCAACAAGGCACACATTCCATGAATTTGAATCTGTTAAGAACATCTTGTGGGTTTCAATTTATGAACAATAATTAGAATTCTTTGATAAAATGGAACAATTGATATCCTGAACTCCTCTAATACCTTTATATGAGGGCATTAATGCACCTCggctattttaaattttggtcgTAAAAGCATTTCAAAAGGCAAATGCAGTAACATAATGCACCAACAACCTTGGTCATTCTTAGCAGATATGGAGTGTCCTCCCTCCTCTGACTTGCTCCATTGCAGTGTAAGAATAGAATTAAAGTATCTTCTGAACATTTAGCAGTCAAAAAACAGGCACTGGGCATAGTAGATAAGGTGTGCTGCTGCAGGGGAGATTGAAAAATGGATGGACTCTGTCatgtaaaatcaaatcaaatctctGTTTATTTACAGCTGCTACAAAAAGCAGGAGAAACAACTGCATTGGACAGTCTCTAAGCACCAGGGCCAGTTACACCAGCACGAGCTCTTAACATCTCAGTTCTCTTGCTTCGTTCCATTACCTCCACGAGCCATTCTACACTTTCTTTGATCCCCATCCTGCAATCAAATATCAATCTGTGATGTGGTGTTTGGATACCGAGATTGGTTGTCAAATTTCAACATTATTTTCAATGCCTCTATTGTTCAGACAGAATGAACCTGAAGTTATAGCATGTACTTACCCATCATATGCTGAAACAGCTTCGAAAATGTAAACCCTTTCATCCAACTTCTTAAGGTCTAGATATCGAGCAAGCTCTTCTGCTGATGCAGCATCAGTAAGATCCTGCCATTAATTTGATgtacaagaaacaaaaactttcattttgCTTAATAA
The genomic region above belongs to Populus alba chromosome 12, ASM523922v2, whole genome shotgun sequence and contains:
- the LOC118060534 gene encoding uncharacterized protein isoform X2, coding for MGDPKSDDWLPEGWRVEVKVRNNGKKDKFYFPPSGGCRFNSKIEVSRYLNGSHPHSEQKGRSNDRQHSNEVVIEKTVPEGLPLGWTKEIKVTKKGGRIRRDPLYTGPVSGYVLRSMKDACRYIESGVGGRLAFKQNNKENHDVELEDDKTFSPAVAEKEGSEVQEKQNAVIGDQSLRSCEIAKDDQILTSVSTGECITGSEHTSDQFMSVAKRQNVEVNRIPSPIVSDQSPKSFEIAKDEQTLNSASAGECTTVSDHASDQCVSIAKQQKLEVDGTSSQIVSDHTLKSCEIAKDEQVLDSASTGECTAISKHTSDQFVSVIKKQKLAVNTTPRSIISDQSLKSCGIVKDEQILNSASAGECTILSKHTSGGVGTESSSSEFLEDKGSNQTEEKSDSVKAEDPLQAVLQDKPSVEVGETKKESKKTGVGKSRKKTDLNLPRRASKRLAGIPLAPTPELKAATRARRAALEPSNEIIASTSEQASCGDPDTELNTKHAFDTSKSTEIPVDSNESKHAIVDLEHAGKAGSRKQGDKKHQYDVASPPGNLANGEHAGKIETYSTGDEKQGLPFDLPLEELWQDPCIAFAIKTLTGTSVDDSDSIKVSPGSSNNEFVGMATLDKHAGKEDIGNNGNLSILEEHARAVGTSNNTDEKPVSPLVLPFADAWSDPCIEFAIKTLTGALPLDFDMVQDHLPPQVSSSQQQESRGFTLPNVGEFRQTEFLCHQFSTSEKPSFNQAALVGPALPHTKHVSLGYAAAAGPSQRLHSEERSNKRRR
- the LOC118060534 gene encoding uncharacterized protein isoform X1, which translates into the protein MGDPKSDDWLPEGWRVEVKVRNNGKKDKFYFPPSGGCRFNSKIEVSRYLNGSHPHSEQKGRSNDRQHSNEVVIEKTVPEGLPLGWTKEIKVTKKGGRIRRDPLYTGPVSGYVLRSMKDACRYIESGVGGRLAFKQNNKENHDVELEDDKTFSPAVAEKEGSEVQEKQNAVIGDQSLRSCEIAKDDQILTSVSTGECITGSEHTSDQFMSVAKRQNVEVNRIPSPIVSDQSPKSFEIAKDEQTLNSASAGECTTVSDHASDQCVSIAKQQKLEVDGTSSQIVSDHTLKSCEIAKDEQVLDSASTGECTAISKHTSDQFVSVIKKQKLAVNTTPRSIISDQSLKSCGIVKDEQILNSASAGECTILSKHTSGQCGVGTESSSSEFLEDKGSNQTEEKSDSVKAEDPLQAVLQDKPSVEVGETKKESKKTGVGKSRKKTDLNLPRRASKRLAGIPLAPTPELKAATRARRAALEPSNEIIASTSEQASCGDPDTELNTKHAFDTSKSTEIPVDSNESKHAIVDLEHAGKAGSRKQGDKKHQYDVASPPGNLANGEHAGKIETYSTGDEKQGLPFDLPLEELWQDPCIAFAIKTLTGTSVDDSDSIKVSPGSSNNEFVGMATLDKHAGKEDIGNNGNLSILEEHARAVGTSNNTDEKPVSPLVLPFADAWSDPCIEFAIKTLTGALPLDFDMVQDHLPPQVSSSQQQESRGFTLPNVGEFRQTEFLCHQFSTSEKPSFNQAALVGPALPHTKHVSLGYAAAAGPSQRLHSEERSNKRRR